A genomic window from Deinococcus sp. YIM 134068 includes:
- a CDS encoding low molecular weight protein tyrosine phosphatase family protein: protein MADRGAGTLSGLARPLRVVFVCTQNRLRSPTAEAIFRTHPEWEVASAGTARDADTALTRDLLEWADVAVCMEKAHRDWIRARWRGVLPDDRLLTLGIPDDYEFMDAELVALLERLVPARLAGKGLREGIGGSGSEE from the coding sequence GTGGCTGACCGAGGGGCGGGAACCCTGAGCGGCCTGGCTCGTCCCCTGCGCGTGGTCTTCGTCTGCACGCAGAACAGGCTCCGCAGCCCGACCGCCGAGGCCATCTTCCGCACTCACCCGGAATGGGAGGTCGCCTCGGCGGGCACGGCGCGCGATGCCGACACGGCCCTCACCCGCGACCTGCTGGAATGGGCGGACGTGGCCGTGTGCATGGAGAAGGCCCACCGCGACTGGATACGGGCGAGGTGGCGCGGCGTCCTCCCCGACGACCGCCTCCTCACCCTCGGCATTCCCGACGACTACGAGTTCATGGACGCCGAACTCGTGGCATTGCTGGAGCGGCTGGTGCCCGCGCGGTTGGCGGGGAAGGGGCTTCGGGAGGGGATTGGCGGCTCTGGCTCTGAAGAGTGA
- a CDS encoding metallophosphoesterase family protein, which translates to MRLAILGDVHGNRFALEAVLAAIREETPDALHNLGDTVWGAADPAGAWALQAEHAPPTVRGNTDERVAGLRAGKEGMRAWLGTQLPPDVPERLASLPVYVDVADGEVRVAHGSPRSPWEDLLLTEEGDHTRPAHFREIRERLGGFTFDSGGRVCVVGHTHHEMLSVVDGVTVVNAGPVSRQKDGLPLARWVLLTRRNGSWNVEFRRTAYDVEAAAAWARAHGPAGQADQEAQWLTEGREP; encoded by the coding sequence ATGAGACTCGCCATTCTGGGGGACGTTCACGGCAACCGTTTCGCGCTGGAGGCAGTATTGGCCGCCATCCGGGAGGAGACGCCGGACGCGCTGCATAACCTCGGCGATACGGTGTGGGGCGCGGCGGACCCGGCGGGCGCGTGGGCGCTCCAGGCCGAACACGCCCCGCCCACCGTGCGCGGCAACACCGACGAGCGCGTGGCCGGACTGCGTGCGGGCAAGGAGGGGATGCGCGCCTGGCTGGGCACCCAACTCCCGCCCGACGTGCCGGAACGCCTCGCCTCGCTGCCCGTCTACGTGGACGTGGCGGACGGTGAGGTCCGCGTCGCCCACGGCAGCCCGCGCAGTCCGTGGGAGGACCTGCTGCTCACCGAGGAGGGCGACCACACCCGGCCCGCGCACTTCCGTGAGATTCGGGAGCGGTTGGGCGGCTTCACCTTCGACTCGGGCGGGCGCGTCTGCGTCGTCGGGCATACCCACCACGAGATGCTGAGCGTCGTGGACGGCGTGACGGTGGTGAACGCGGGGCCGGTGAGCCGCCAGAAGGACGGGCTGCCCCTCGCCCGCTGGGTGCTGCTCACCCGCCGGAATGGGAGCTGGAACGTGGAGTTCCGCCGCACCGCCTACGACGTGGAGGCCGCCGCCGCGTGGGCACGGGCGCACGGCCCGGCAGGGCAGGCCGATCAGGAGGCGCAGTGGCTGACCGAGGGGCGGGAACCCTGA
- a CDS encoding VF530 family protein: MTGPTVHPDPLHGVTLEQIVVRLADRYGWDGLARRVPVRCFQSNPSVPSSLKFLRKTPWARAKVEALYVALVRDERET, from the coding sequence ATGACCGGCCCCACTGTCCACCCTGACCCCCTGCACGGCGTCACCCTCGAACAGATCGTCGTGCGCCTCGCGGACCGCTACGGCTGGGACGGCCTCGCCCGCCGGGTGCCCGTGCGCTGCTTTCAGAGCAACCCCAGCGTGCCCTCCAGCCTCAAGTTCCTGCGAAAGACGCCGTGGGCGCGGGCGAAGGTGGAGGCGCTGTACGTGGCGTTGGTGCGGGACGAGCGGGAGACGTGA